The following are encoded in a window of Thermoanaerobacter ethanolicus JW 200 genomic DNA:
- a CDS encoding alpha/beta hydrolase: MQNIPQNLPIFIISGEEDPVEEYGRLVNRLYGIYKNVGSTLVDIKIYPSKRHEILNEINREEVFEDILNWIKEKVYERR; encoded by the coding sequence CTGCAAAACATACCTCAAAATTTGCCTATTTTTATAATTTCAGGTGAAGAGGATCCTGTGGAGGAATATGGAAGATTAGTAAATAGACTTTATGGAATTTACAAAAACGTGGGTAGTACATTAGTAGATATAAAAATTTATCCTAGTAAGAGACATGAAATTTTAAATGAGATTAATCGGGAGGAAGTGTTTGAAGATATTTTAAATTGGATAAAAGAAAAGGTATATGAAAGGAGATAA
- a CDS encoding IS30 family transposase — MVHNNDTTKNRSFKHLSSYERGEIYALLKEGRSIRYIAKKLNRSPSTISREIKRGTTTQLRSDLSSYTSYFPETGQAIYEKNRSNCGAKFKVAKAEDFLKYAENKILNEKWSPDAVVGYCKKDPSWNNKTIVCTKTLYNYIDRGLLEVKNIDLPLKLRLKPRKKQNRKNKRIMGKSIDFRPKEVESREVFGHWEIDTLIGKKSNDKVLLTLIERKTRHEIIFLLDAKDNKSVKDALSKLKDMFGDNLSKVFKTITSDNGTEFSDLESALLEYGVEVYYTHPYSSWERATNERHNGLIRRFIPKGKSIKDLSIDTIKRVENWLNNLPRKLLNYKTPKEYFYEELAKIC; from the coding sequence ATGGTTCATAATAATGATACCACAAAAAATCGTTCTTTTAAACACTTAAGTAGCTATGAACGAGGAGAGATCTATGCATTACTCAAAGAAGGAAGAAGTATTCGGTATATTGCTAAAAAACTTAATCGATCTCCAAGCACTATAAGCCGTGAAATTAAACGTGGAACTACTACACAACTTAGAAGTGATTTATCTTCTTATACAAGCTATTTTCCTGAAACCGGTCAAGCTATCTACGAAAAAAATCGTTCAAATTGCGGAGCTAAATTTAAAGTAGCTAAAGCAGAAGATTTCTTGAAATATGCTGAAAATAAAATATTAAATGAAAAATGGTCACCAGATGCAGTTGTAGGCTATTGTAAAAAAGACCCAAGCTGGAATAATAAAACTATTGTTTGTACTAAAACACTGTACAACTATATAGATAGAGGATTATTAGAAGTTAAAAACATTGATTTACCTTTAAAACTACGTTTAAAACCAAGGAAGAAACAAAATCGTAAAAATAAACGTATTATGGGTAAAAGTATTGATTTTAGGCCTAAAGAAGTTGAAAGCCGTGAAGTTTTTGGGCATTGGGAAATAGATACGTTAATTGGCAAGAAATCTAATGACAAGGTCCTTTTAACATTAATAGAGCGTAAGACTCGCCATGAAATAATATTCTTATTAGATGCAAAAGACAATAAATCTGTTAAAGATGCACTATCAAAATTAAAAGATATGTTTGGTGACAATTTAAGCAAGGTCTTTAAAACAATAACATCTGATAATGGTACAGAGTTTAGTGATTTAGAAAGTGCTCTTTTAGAATATGGCGTAGAAGTATATTATACACATCCATATTCATCTTGGGAAAGAGCTACAAATGAACGACATAACGGTCTTATACGACGTTTCATCCCTAAAGGTAAAAGTATTAAAGATTTATCTATAGATACGATAAAGAGAGTAGAAAACTGGCTTAATAACCTTCCACGAAAATTGTTAAATTACAAAACGCCTAAGGAATACTTTTATGAAGAGCTGGCAAAAATCTGTTAA
- a CDS encoding N-acetylmuramoyl-L-alanine amidase family protein, with the protein MLIAVDPGHGGKDPGAVVGDYKEKDINLNIALKIRDILVKENIGVIMTRDKDETVDLQQRCDIANKSKADYFISIHCNSFTDPSANGTETYAYPRSLAGRNLAQYVQNEIVEMLKTTNRGVKYESFYVLKHTVMPAILVETAFMSNPQNLDLLLQKPDAFAQGIANGTIKFLKSVNYKQTDDIEKLQMKGIIDKHYDPKSYVTWGEFASVILKILGGR; encoded by the coding sequence ATGCTAATAGCTGTTGACCCCGGCCATGGAGGAAAGGATCCTGGTGCTGTTGTGGGTGATTATAAAGAAAAAGATATAAATCTAAATATAGCTTTAAAAATAAGGGATATTTTAGTGAAGGAAAATATCGGTGTAATAATGACAAGAGATAAAGATGAAACAGTAGACTTACAGCAAAGGTGTGATATTGCCAATAAGAGCAAAGCAGATTATTTTATTTCTATTCATTGTAATAGCTTTACAGATCCTTCCGCAAATGGTACGGAAACTTACGCGTATCCCAGAAGTTTAGCAGGACGAAATTTAGCCCAATATGTACAAAATGAAATAGTAGAAATGTTAAAAACAACAAATAGAGGAGTAAAATATGAAAGTTTTTATGTACTGAAGCATACTGTAATGCCTGCGATACTAGTTGAAACAGCTTTTATGTCAAATCCACAAAATTTAGATTTGCTTTTACAAAAGCCAGATGCTTTTGCACAAGGGATTGCAAATGGCACAATTAAATTCTTAAAAAGCGTAAATTATAAGCAAACAGATGATATTGAAAAATTACAGATGAAAGGAATTATAGATAAACATTATGACCCTAAAAGTTATGTCACTTGGGGAGAATTTGCTTCTGTAATATTGAAAATATTGGGAGGGAGATAA
- a CDS encoding sigma-54-dependent Fis family transcriptional regulator, which yields MKENFYGVYEEVWHQWNDFQNTMTISKQIVRSEILKSWERSKIAGVDPYQEQGQEIIEGAALKEVREKQEELIQAARPIMEKLLSLSGDYGFLAVLVGEDGYILETLGNHQETIDLARRTNFIPGACWREDKVGTNGIGTAMVIGQALDVTGAEHFSRGLHSWTCTGSPIFSPEGKPIGVIDLSGPWYRENKLALATIVSSAIAIENNLKQSKAFKETLPYRQLSEYFLENNSDPLLVMDNTGRLIKVNYASEKFLGWKKEDLIGRRADEIFDNSQEILFLIKARQSIKNKEILVQSRKGILRCSADVSPISGYYNENVAALIALKMHEGSQFYISSPPALKGFEVILGNHPCLRESIRLAQIAANSDAPVLILGETGTGKDLFARAIHEASGRKGPFVAINGGALPRELIGSELFGYVGGAFTGARPEGKPGKFEQAQGGTLFLDEIGDMPMDIQVYLLRVLEEKKVVRIGGHKEIPLDVRIIAATNSDLTKLVREKKFREDLYYRLRVLTIHLCPLRERKSDIPLLFQHFVNKFSQKLGKNITNIDPSIWPLLSNYDWPGNIRELRNVAEWAVNIAEGSTISVNHLPPYLSGSQTIRENSSTFSSTSLIELEKQEISRLLEHYGGNITKVAEALGIARNTLYRKLYKYGLKTRYGVPKSNVTKRDISYKEAD from the coding sequence ATGAAAGAAAATTTTTATGGAGTTTATGAAGAAGTGTGGCATCAATGGAACGACTTTCAAAACACCATGACTATCTCAAAACAAATCGTTAGGTCGGAAATACTTAAATCTTGGGAAAGGAGCAAAATTGCAGGCGTCGATCCGTACCAGGAACAAGGACAAGAAATTATCGAGGGTGCCGCTTTAAAAGAAGTCAGAGAAAAACAAGAAGAACTAATTCAAGCTGCTAGGCCGATTATGGAAAAGCTTTTATCGCTGTCTGGTGACTATGGTTTCCTTGCAGTTTTAGTAGGAGAGGACGGTTATATATTAGAGACATTAGGGAACCACCAGGAAACTATAGACCTAGCTCGAAGAACCAATTTCATTCCTGGCGCATGCTGGCGAGAAGATAAAGTTGGCACTAACGGTATAGGAACTGCAATGGTTATAGGGCAAGCCCTTGATGTAACTGGGGCTGAACACTTCTCCCGCGGACTTCACTCTTGGACATGTACTGGTTCTCCAATTTTTAGTCCGGAAGGAAAACCTATTGGAGTTATTGATCTTTCGGGACCTTGGTACCGAGAAAATAAACTGGCATTAGCTACTATAGTATCTTCTGCAATTGCGATTGAAAACAATTTGAAGCAGAGTAAAGCCTTTAAAGAAACTTTACCTTACAGACAACTCTCAGAATACTTCTTAGAAAACAACAGTGATCCCTTATTAGTGATGGATAATACAGGAAGATTAATCAAGGTTAATTATGCATCTGAGAAATTTTTAGGATGGAAAAAAGAAGATTTAATAGGACGAAGAGCTGATGAAATATTTGACAATTCGCAGGAAATCCTATTCCTCATAAAAGCGCGGCAGAGTATAAAAAACAAGGAAATATTAGTGCAAAGTAGAAAAGGTATCTTGCGGTGTAGCGCAGATGTTTCACCTATAAGTGGTTATTACAATGAAAATGTAGCGGCTCTAATAGCTCTAAAAATGCATGAAGGTAGTCAATTTTATATAAGCTCTCCTCCAGCCTTAAAAGGATTCGAAGTAATATTGGGAAATCATCCCTGTTTGCGTGAAAGTATACGATTAGCCCAAATTGCAGCAAATAGCGATGCACCAGTCCTTATTTTAGGAGAGACAGGGACAGGGAAAGACCTTTTTGCAAGAGCCATTCATGAGGCTAGCGGTAGGAAAGGACCTTTTGTGGCGATAAATGGTGGTGCTTTGCCGCGAGAATTAATTGGAAGTGAGCTTTTCGGCTATGTAGGCGGAGCTTTTACCGGTGCACGACCAGAGGGCAAGCCAGGTAAATTTGAACAAGCACAAGGAGGTACTTTATTTTTAGACGAGATAGGCGATATGCCTATGGATATACAGGTTTACCTTTTACGAGTGTTAGAAGAAAAAAAGGTAGTTCGAATAGGCGGACATAAGGAGATACCGTTAGATGTTCGAATTATTGCTGCGACCAATTCGGATTTAACAAAGTTAGTAAGAGAGAAAAAATTTCGAGAGGATTTGTATTATCGCCTGAGAGTTCTCACTATTCATTTATGCCCGTTACGAGAACGCAAAAGTGATATACCTCTTCTTTTTCAACATTTTGTCAATAAATTTTCGCAAAAATTAGGCAAAAATATTACCAATATTGATCCATCAATTTGGCCTTTATTAAGTAATTACGACTGGCCAGGAAACATTAGGGAATTACGAAATGTGGCAGAATGGGCAGTGAATATAGCAGAGGGTAGTACAATTTCTGTTAATCATTTGCCACCTTACTTGTCTGGCTCTCAAACTATCCGCGAGAACAGCAGTACTTTTTCTTCTACCTCTCTTATTGAACTGGAAAAGCAGGAGATTAGTCGACTTCTCGAACATTACGGTGGTAATATAACCAAAGTTGCTGAAGCCTTAGGCATAGCACGGAACACTTTGTATAGGAAGCTTTATAAATATGGACTAAAGACTCGTTATGGTGTTCCAAAATCTAACGTTACAAAAAGAGACATAAGTTACAAAGAGGCAGATTAA
- the ltrA gene encoding group II intron reverse transcriptase/maturase: MDSKDMQRLQTTQQRGYPLNREMEFQKTTEVHSISSASEDGRNEVQRYTGKMLEMIVERGNMEAAYKRVVANKGSHGVDGMGVDELLPYLKENWATIKQQLLEGKYKPQPVRRVEIPKPDGGVRLLGIPTVLDRLIQQAIAQILNKVYNHTFSDSSYGFRPGRSAKDAIKAAEAYINEGYTWVVDMDLEKFFDRVNHDIIMSKLEKRIGDKRVLKLIRRYLESGVMINGIKVSTEEGTPQGGPLSPLLANIMLDELDKELEKRGHKFCRYADDCNIYVKSRSAGNRVMRSIKKFIESKLKLKVNEAKSAVDRPWRRKFLGFSFYTKENEVRIRIHEKSIKRFKGKVREITNRNKGISMENRIKRLNQITTGWVNYFGLADAKSIMKTLDEWIRRRLRACIWKQWKKIKTKHDNLVKLGVEEQKAWEYANTRKGDLRISNSPILNKTLTNKYFESIGYKSLSQRYLIVHNS, from the coding sequence ATGGACTCGAAAGATATGCAGAGACTGCAGACAACTCAACAAAGAGGCTATCCGTTGAATAGAGAAATGGAATTTCAAAAGACAACGGAAGTGCATAGTATATCATCGGCGTCGGAAGATGGAAGAAACGAGGTACAAAGATATACCGGCAAGATGCTTGAAATGATAGTAGAACGAGGGAACATGGAAGCAGCATACAAGCGCGTTGTTGCAAATAAAGGAAGCCATGGAGTCGATGGGATGGGAGTAGATGAACTTCTACCGTATCTCAAAGAAAACTGGGCAACCATAAAACAACAACTGCTGGAGGGGAAATACAAACCACAACCAGTGCGAAGAGTAGAAATTCCCAAACCAGATGGAGGAGTAAGACTACTAGGAATACCTACAGTACTAGACAGACTAATACAACAAGCAATAGCCCAAATACTAAATAAAGTCTACAACCATACATTTTCTGATAGCAGTTATGGATTCAGACCAGGACGCAGTGCAAAAGACGCAATAAAAGCCGCAGAAGCATACATAAATGAAGGATACACATGGGTTGTAGATATGGACTTAGAAAAATTCTTTGACAGAGTAAACCACGACATAATAATGTCCAAACTAGAAAAGCGGATAGGGGACAAAAGAGTACTAAAGTTAATACGAAGATACCTAGAATCAGGAGTAATGATAAACGGAATCAAAGTATCAACAGAAGAAGGGACACCCCAAGGAGGGCCATTAAGTCCCCTATTAGCAAACATAATGTTGGACGAACTAGACAAAGAACTTGAGAAACGAGGGCATAAATTCTGCCGATATGCAGATGACTGCAACATATATGTAAAAAGCAGGTCTGCAGGAAACAGAGTAATGAGAAGCATAAAGAAATTCATAGAAAGCAAATTAAAACTAAAAGTCAACGAAGCAAAAAGTGCTGTAGATAGACCATGGAGAAGAAAATTTCTTGGATTTTCATTCTATACAAAAGAAAACGAAGTAAGAATAAGAATCCATGAAAAATCCATCAAAAGGTTTAAGGGAAAAGTAAGAGAAATAACCAATCGGAACAAGGGAATAAGCATGGAAAACAGAATAAAAAGACTAAATCAAATAACAACAGGATGGGTCAACTATTTTGGATTAGCAGACGCGAAAAGCATAATGAAAACCCTTGACGAATGGATAAGGCGAAGACTAAGGGCATGTATATGGAAACAATGGAAGAAGATAAAAACGAAGCATGATAACTTAGTAAAACTAGGAGTAGAAGAACAAAAAGCCTGGGAATACGCCAATACAAGGAAAGGTGACTTAAGAATATCCAATAGCCCAATCCTAAATAAGACTCTTACAAATAAATACTTTGAAAGCATAGGTTATAAGAGTTTATCCCAAAGATATCTAATTGTACACAATTCCTAA
- a CDS encoding phage holin produces the protein MRDLVMTILTAGVQLVIMVALGYLIDYLNTKIGMEKMKRYYEIAKTFVQAIEQQIGPGKGPDKKAEVFNLLKKVVGNKLTDEEIDKLIEAAVFEMNYILKLKGLERQGLDK, from the coding sequence ATGAGGGATTTGGTCATGACAATTTTGACAGCTGGTGTTCAACTCGTTATAATGGTTGCGCTTGGGTATTTGATTGATTATTTAAATACCAAAATTGGTATGGAAAAAATGAAGAGATACTATGAAATTGCAAAAACTTTTGTGCAAGCAATAGAACAGCAAATAGGGCCAGGTAAAGGACCTGATAAAAAAGCGGAAGTTTTTAACTTATTAAAAAAAGTGGTTGGCAATAAGTTAACAGACGAAGAAATCGATAAACTAATAGAAGCAGCAGTTTTTGAAATGAATTATATATTGAAATTAAAAGGTTTGGAGAGACAAGGTTTGGACAAATAA
- a CDS encoding transposase yields the protein MYQLQLLLNIPELFTSLSKIDFYSSMFENLDLSSIPEFPSSSPGRKGYSHHALFRAFIVMKAERFGTISDLLDYLRNNLIIAHLCGFDISKPLPSYWTFRRFINDFSHDYLTSIFQNQVNILKNMGIISGEFISMDSTPIKANTKLNNPKSFSKNKFSKDNQPKSDKDCKLGVYSASNDSSNKRYKFYWGYKNHIIVDAISGLPIAETTTPADAPDFEVALSLLEKTNKWFNLKYVNFIADKGYDVKKLYNYVRNILHGHCFIPLNKRNSKNPPLTDDGYMVCEAGIKMLKDGKQYFDGFIKQKFVCKFCNSKDDSACPIQHPKYFNGKKHRGCTKYAIISSDYRSSINRDSLYFKAVYKLRIESERYNSRFKALDFEKAYVRNINSVSNLNTFGHITLLTVAIVAIKLGKFDEFKSLIGLMQSA from the coding sequence ATGTACCAGCTTCAATTACTTTTAAATATACCTGAACTCTTTACTTCTCTGTCTAAAATTGATTTCTATTCTTCTATGTTTGAAAATCTTGACCTGTCTTCAATACCTGAATTCCCTTCCTCTAGTCCTGGCCGTAAGGGTTACTCTCATCATGCACTTTTTAGAGCTTTTATTGTCATGAAAGCTGAAAGATTCGGCACAATTTCTGACCTTTTAGATTATCTCCGCAATAATCTTATCATTGCTCATCTTTGTGGCTTCGACATTTCTAAACCTCTTCCTTCTTATTGGACTTTTCGCCGTTTTATTAATGACTTCTCTCATGATTATTTGACCTCTATTTTTCAAAATCAGGTCAATATCCTCAAAAATATGGGCATTATCTCTGGTGAGTTTATTTCCATGGATTCTACCCCTATTAAAGCTAACACTAAGTTAAATAACCCTAAGTCTTTTTCTAAAAATAAATTCTCTAAAGATAATCAGCCTAAGTCTGATAAGGATTGTAAATTAGGAGTTTATTCTGCTTCTAATGATTCTTCTAATAAACGCTATAAGTTTTATTGGGGCTATAAAAATCACATTATTGTTGATGCTATCTCTGGTTTACCCATCGCTGAAACTACTACTCCCGCTGATGCCCCTGATTTTGAAGTTGCTTTGTCTTTGCTTGAGAAGACTAATAAGTGGTTTAACCTTAAGTATGTTAATTTTATTGCTGATAAAGGCTATGATGTTAAGAAACTTTATAATTATGTTAGAAATATTCTCCACGGTCATTGCTTTATTCCTCTTAACAAGCGTAATTCTAAAAATCCCCCACTGACTGATGATGGTTATATGGTTTGTGAAGCAGGTATTAAAATGCTCAAAGACGGCAAGCAATATTTTGATGGTTTTATTAAGCAAAAATTTGTTTGCAAGTTCTGTAATTCTAAAGATGACTCTGCCTGCCCTATTCAGCATCCTAAATATTTTAATGGCAAAAAGCATAGAGGCTGTACTAAGTATGCTATTATATCTTCTGATTATAGGTCCTCTATTAATAGAGACTCCCTATATTTTAAGGCTGTCTATAAATTGAGGATTGAATCAGAAAGATATAATTCCCGCTTTAAAGCTCTAGATTTTGAAAAAGCTTATGTTAGAAATATTAATTCTGTCAGCAACCTTAATACTTTTGGCCATATTACTTTGCTTACTGTCGCTATTGTAGCTATTAAACTGGGTAAATTTGATGAGTTTAAGTCCCTTATTGGTCTGATGCAATCGGCTTAA
- a CDS encoding solute carrier family 23 protein, with the protein MSNKIYGIEETPPIKQAIPLSFQHVFAMFGATILVPLLTGLDPAVTLFTSGLGTLIFHLMTKGKVPAYLGSSFAFIAPIIAATKQFGVRGAFTGMIAAGLVYIVVFIIISLTGIDWLEKLLPPVVVGPVVMIIGLSLAPVAIAQAQKDLATALFTVALIIIFSMFGKGFIKVIPILLGTIGGYIFAITRGLVDFGPVAKASWIAIPKFSFLTGHTPELAWGAVSLVAPLALVAIIEDLGHVLVIGNIVEKDLIKDPGFHRVMLGNGLATSIAALFGGPPSTTYGENIGVLAITRVYSSKVIQGAAIIAILLSFIQKIGALIEVIPQPVMGGVTIILFGMIAAAGMRTLVENKVDFSDSRNLIIASVILTLGIGGIKIAFGNFVFEGIGPATLAGILLNLVLPKINLAKAKKTEKTSTSKEAVHEA; encoded by the coding sequence ATGTCAAACAAAATATACGGAATCGAAGAAACCCCCCCTATAAAACAAGCAATTCCACTATCTTTTCAGCACGTATTTGCCATGTTTGGTGCAACAATTTTAGTACCTCTTTTAACAGGTCTTGACCCAGCTGTTACCCTCTTCACATCAGGGCTTGGAACTTTAATATTCCACTTGATGACAAAAGGAAAAGTACCTGCGTATCTAGGTTCTTCCTTCGCCTTTATAGCACCTATAATAGCTGCAACTAAGCAATTTGGTGTAAGAGGTGCTTTTACTGGTATGATAGCAGCAGGCCTTGTATATATAGTGGTATTCATAATCATAAGCTTGACAGGCATCGATTGGTTAGAGAAATTGCTTCCCCCTGTTGTAGTAGGCCCTGTAGTTATGATAATAGGCCTAAGCCTTGCTCCTGTAGCAATAGCTCAAGCGCAAAAAGATTTAGCTACAGCTCTGTTTACAGTGGCATTAATAATCATATTCAGCATGTTTGGCAAAGGATTTATAAAAGTCATACCCATACTTTTAGGAACAATTGGCGGATATATATTCGCGATAACAAGAGGCCTTGTAGACTTCGGACCTGTTGCAAAAGCCTCATGGATTGCAATTCCCAAATTCTCCTTCTTAACAGGACATACTCCGGAACTGGCATGGGGTGCTGTCTCTTTGGTTGCGCCGCTGGCCTTAGTCGCTATAATTGAAGATTTAGGGCACGTCCTCGTAATAGGAAATATCGTTGAAAAAGATTTAATAAAAGACCCTGGATTTCATAGAGTAATGTTAGGTAATGGCCTTGCAACATCAATTGCGGCACTTTTTGGCGGACCACCCAGCACAACTTACGGTGAAAACATTGGAGTCCTTGCAATAACAAGAGTCTATAGCTCAAAAGTTATTCAAGGTGCAGCTATAATAGCAATACTTTTAAGCTTTATACAAAAAATAGGCGCTTTGATAGAAGTAATTCCGCAACCTGTTATGGGCGGAGTAACAATAATACTCTTTGGAATGATTGCGGCAGCAGGTATGAGAACACTTGTTGAAAATAAAGTAGATTTTTCTGACAGCAGAAATCTCATAATAGCTTCTGTAATACTGACTTTGGGTATAGGCGGTATAAAAATAGCCTTTGGAAACTTCGTCTTTGAAGGCATAGGTCCTGCCACCTTAGCAGGAATACTTCTAAACCTTGTCTTGCCCAAAATCAACTTAGCAAAAGCAAAAAAGACAGAAAAAACTTCAACCTCAAAAGAAGCCGTTCACGAAGCATAA
- a CDS encoding DUF4914 family protein, whose amino-acid sequence MEEHAKIYFANFIIQIAKLKIFLYNILILIIVRWYKLDFSLIINKETMEIINKMRLPEEVEEILKVCPKITIPESRQHLLEISVGGNNDFFEIFYDVPEKGKVLEATVARCKNGLAVNYPEPYMRRREPDCLVVADNGETDKPRFVDRYGYDFDELRQKTFEWLKKQNLIVMPFMSGGDEYGYPSLLLAPENAGFFATALADIQGFIPKKEISEGFTPKAIVYLAPPFRHTHFNGKQVVVHNRLENLHELFSYNLYPGPSAKKGIYGVLLTMGEKEGWITAHASAVRIITPYDNILTIMHEGASGGGKSEMLEQIHREPDGRIKVGRNLVTGDEIYVDLKEACELQPVTDDMALCHPDLQQGKKLVIKDAEKGWFIRVDHMNEYGTDPHFEKLCIYPKEPLIFLNIDGVPKSTCLIWEHIMDAPGKPCPNPRVIMPRRFMPNVVDEAVEVDVRSFGVRTPPSSKEKPSYGIIGMLHLLPPALAWLWRLVAPRGHANPSIVGTSGLESEGVGSYWPFATGKRVIHANLLLQQIINTPGTRYILVPNQYIGVWKVGFMPEWIAREYLARRGSVRFRPDQVTPARSSLLGYALNTLKINGSFIPRELLQVNKQPEVGDDGYDKGAEMLNEFFKRELKQFLVPELDPLGKKIIETCLEDGSLEDYIRLLGDYR is encoded by the coding sequence ATGGAGGAACATGCTAAAATTTATTTTGCAAATTTTATTATTCAAATTGCAAAGCTAAAAATTTTTTTGTATAATATTCTTATACTTATTATTGTGAGGTGGTATAAGTTGGACTTTTCTCTCATTATTAATAAGGAAACAATGGAAATTATAAATAAAATGAGACTACCAGAAGAAGTAGAAGAAATATTAAAAGTGTGTCCTAAAATAACAATTCCAGAAAGTAGACAACATCTTCTTGAAATTTCTGTTGGAGGAAATAATGACTTTTTTGAAATTTTTTATGATGTTCCAGAAAAAGGGAAAGTATTAGAAGCGACTGTGGCAAGGTGTAAAAATGGGTTAGCAGTTAATTATCCTGAGCCTTATATGAGAAGGAGAGAGCCAGATTGTCTTGTAGTTGCTGATAATGGGGAGACAGATAAACCTAGGTTTGTGGATAGGTATGGATATGATTTTGACGAATTAAGGCAGAAAACTTTTGAATGGCTGAAAAAGCAAAATTTAATTGTCATGCCTTTTATGTCTGGTGGAGATGAGTACGGTTATCCATCGCTTCTCTTGGCACCTGAAAATGCTGGTTTTTTCGCTACGGCTCTTGCAGATATTCAAGGATTTATACCTAAAAAGGAAATATCGGAAGGTTTTACTCCGAAAGCAATAGTATATTTAGCCCCTCCCTTTAGGCATACTCATTTTAATGGAAAGCAAGTAGTTGTGCACAACCGATTAGAAAATCTCCATGAACTTTTTTCGTATAACTTGTATCCTGGGCCAAGTGCAAAAAAAGGAATATATGGGGTACTCTTAACAATGGGAGAAAAAGAAGGGTGGATTACTGCTCATGCTTCTGCAGTGAGAATAATTACTCCTTATGACAATATATTGACTATTATGCATGAGGGTGCCAGCGGTGGCGGAAAGAGTGAAATGCTGGAGCAAATTCACAGGGAGCCTGATGGGCGCATAAAAGTAGGGCGCAATTTAGTGACAGGTGACGAAATATACGTAGACCTTAAAGAAGCTTGTGAATTACAACCTGTAACTGATGATATGGCATTGTGCCATCCGGATTTGCAACAAGGTAAAAAATTAGTGATAAAAGATGCAGAAAAAGGTTGGTTTATACGTGTAGATCATATGAATGAATATGGAACGGACCCTCATTTTGAAAAGTTATGTATCTATCCTAAAGAGCCTTTAATCTTTTTAAACATAGACGGAGTGCCTAAATCCACTTGTCTTATATGGGAACATATTATGGATGCACCTGGCAAACCTTGTCCCAATCCTCGTGTAATTATGCCAAGAAGGTTTATGCCAAATGTAGTTGATGAAGCTGTAGAAGTGGATGTGAGGAGTTTTGGTGTGAGGACTCCCCCTTCTTCAAAAGAAAAGCCTTCCTACGGTATAATAGGCATGCTACACTTGTTGCCTCCTGCTCTTGCTTGGCTGTGGAGATTAGTTGCACCGAGAGGTCACGCTAATCCAAGTATAGTAGGAACAAGTGGACTCGAAAGCGAAGGTGTAGGTTCTTATTGGCCTTTTGCAACGGGTAAAAGAGTAATTCACGCTAATCTTTTATTGCAGCAGATTATAAATACACCGGGTACTCGATACATTCTCGTTCCAAATCAATATATAGGAGTGTGGAAAGTAGGATTTATGCCCGAATGGATAGCTCGTGAATATCTTGCAAGAAGAGGAAGTGTAAGATTTAGACCAGATCAAGTTACACCAGCGAGAAGCAGTCTCCTCGGTTATGCTTTAAATACATTAAAAATAAACGGAAGTTTTATTCCTCGCGAATTGCTGCAAGTTAACAAGCAGCCCGAAGTAGGGGATGATGGATATGACAAAGGTGCTGAGATGTTAAATGAATTCTTCAAAAGAGAATTAAAGCAATTCTTAGTACCTGAACTTGACCCTCTTGGTAAGAAGATTATTGAAACATGTTTAGAGGATGGAAGTTTAGAGGACTATATAAGACTTTTGGGAGATTATAGATAA
- a CDS encoding metal-sulfur cluster assembly factor gives MESEEFLDFAPIKFVCIDDKEEQNRIIDVLMSVVDPEIGIDIINLGLVYEIHKEDNKLYIIMTLTALGCPLADVLSNEVKNEVLSIGDYSEVEVKIVYSPPWDHDRLSSFARMELGIE, from the coding sequence ATGGAAAGTGAAGAATTTCTTGACTTTGCACCAATTAAATTTGTTTGCATTGATGACAAAGAAGAGCAAAATCGTATAATAGATGTTCTCATGTCTGTTGTTGATCCAGAAATCGGTATAGATATTATAAACCTTGGGCTTGTTTATGAAATTCACAAAGAAGATAATAAATTATACATTATAATGACACTAACAGCATTAGGTTGCCCACTTGCTGATGTGTTGTCAAATGAGGTAAAAAACGAAGTACTTTCAATTGGAGATTATAGTGAGGTAGAAGTAAAAATTGTATATTCACCTCCATGGGATCATGATCGTCTATCTTCATTTGCAAGAATGGAACTCGGAATCGAGTAG